The Thalassotalea sp. HSM 43 genome window below encodes:
- a CDS encoding 2-dehydro-3-deoxy-6-phosphogalactonate aldolase, whose amino-acid sequence MLSSSALPAVAILRGLQPEHAETIGLALYDAGFRAIEVPLNRENAFVSISILQQKLPSDCLLGAGTVTAVEQLQQLSEMQLDLAISPHLDSDLLQSALDKNLLPMPGMFTPSEAFRAYQLGAKWLKLFPADSLGVSHFRAMKSVLPTDCKIVAVGGIDASNLQSWFDAGIDAVGLGSCLFSEHDSVFQFRQKLENLMIAFSALEK is encoded by the coding sequence ATGTTGTCTTCGTCGGCACTGCCAGCAGTTGCTATTTTAAGAGGCTTACAACCTGAGCATGCTGAAACCATAGGCTTAGCACTTTATGATGCGGGATTCCGTGCCATAGAAGTACCTCTCAATCGAGAAAATGCCTTTGTCAGTATATCCATTTTACAGCAGAAACTTCCCAGTGATTGCTTATTAGGTGCTGGCACGGTAACGGCTGTTGAGCAGTTACAGCAGCTTAGCGAAATGCAACTTGACTTGGCTATATCTCCTCATTTAGACAGTGACTTACTTCAATCCGCTTTAGATAAAAACTTATTGCCGATGCCTGGTATGTTTACGCCAAGCGAAGCATTTCGAGCATATCAACTAGGGGCTAAATGGTTAAAGCTGTTTCCAGCAGATAGTTTGGGTGTTAGTCATTTTCGAGCAATGAAAAGTGTCTTGCCAACAGATTGCAAGATTGTTGCCGTGGGTGGTATTGACGCGAGTAATTTACAGAGCTGGTTTGATGCCGGAATTGATGCCGTTGGTTTGGGCTCGTGCTTGTTTTCTGAGCATGATAGCGTGTTTCAATTTAGACAAAAATTAGAAAACCTTATGATCGCATTTAGTGCGTTAGAAAAATAA
- a CDS encoding sodium/sugar symporter, whose amino-acid sequence MNLSTLDMSVFAFYVVALIAIAWAVSREKAGHEKNANDYFLAGNSLPWWAIGASLIAANISAEQIIGMSGSGYKIGLAIASYEWMAAITLMIVGKYCLPIFLEKKIYTMPQFLEQRFDHRVRTVMAVFWLGVYVLVNLTAILWLGALAINTIVGVDVVYGMIFLGAFSVAYSLYGGLKAVALTDIIQVVLLVLGGLFLSYIALDLIGNGQGLIAGFTALTEQAPDKFDMILSEESEHYMDLPGLSVLIGGMWIMNLSYWGFNQYIIQRTLAAKNLREGQKGIAFAAFLKLLMPIIVVLPGIAAYLLIPDLSRPDQAYPSLLNLMPEGLKGLVFAALVAAIVSSLASMTNSIATIFTMDLYKNDDKPKSQAHYVKVGRIVSLSALIIAMIVAKPLLGKFDQAFQYIQEFTGFFTPGIVVLFFTGMFWKKTTANAGLAAALGSAILSFALKMLWPELPFMDRVGLVFLLCLAIAIVVSLVENHGDHQHAVDLKGINFTTSKGFNVSTIAVSIVLVSLYTAWW is encoded by the coding sequence ATGAATTTATCGACATTGGACATGTCGGTTTTCGCGTTTTACGTTGTTGCCTTAATAGCTATTGCTTGGGCTGTATCACGCGAGAAAGCCGGTCATGAAAAAAATGCCAATGATTATTTCTTGGCGGGTAACAGTCTACCGTGGTGGGCTATTGGTGCCTCGTTAATCGCGGCAAACATTTCGGCAGAACAAATCATCGGTATGTCAGGCTCTGGCTATAAAATTGGTTTGGCTATCGCTTCATACGAGTGGATGGCAGCGATTACCCTAATGATTGTTGGTAAATACTGTTTACCTATCTTCTTAGAAAAGAAAATTTACACCATGCCGCAGTTCTTGGAGCAGCGCTTTGATCATCGAGTCCGCACCGTTATGGCGGTATTCTGGTTAGGTGTCTACGTGTTAGTAAACTTAACCGCAATCTTGTGGTTAGGCGCATTAGCAATCAATACCATTGTCGGTGTTGATGTGGTTTACGGCATGATCTTCTTAGGTGCCTTTTCAGTAGCCTATTCACTTTACGGTGGCCTTAAAGCGGTCGCATTAACCGATATCATTCAGGTTGTACTGCTGGTATTAGGCGGCTTGTTCTTGTCTTATATCGCCCTTGATCTGATAGGTAATGGCCAAGGTTTAATTGCCGGCTTTACTGCCTTAACAGAGCAGGCACCAGATAAGTTCGACATGATACTGAGTGAAGAAAGTGAACATTATATGGACTTACCGGGCTTATCTGTTTTGATTGGCGGTATGTGGATCATGAACTTGTCATACTGGGGCTTTAATCAATACATTATTCAACGTACGTTAGCCGCGAAAAACTTACGTGAAGGCCAAAAAGGTATCGCCTTTGCTGCTTTCTTAAAGTTGTTGATGCCTATCATTGTTGTCTTGCCAGGTATTGCCGCGTACTTATTGATTCCAGACTTGTCGCGTCCAGATCAAGCTTACCCATCATTGCTTAACTTAATGCCTGAAGGCTTAAAAGGCTTGGTATTTGCTGCGCTTGTTGCTGCCATCGTGTCGTCATTAGCATCAATGACTAACTCGATTGCAACTATCTTCACCATGGATTTATACAAGAATGATGATAAGCCTAAATCACAAGCTCACTATGTGAAAGTCGGTCGTATTGTCAGTTTATCGGCGTTGATTATCGCGATGATCGTTGCCAAACCATTGCTTGGTAAATTTGATCAGGCATTCCAATATATTCAAGAGTTCACTGGCTTCTTTACGCCGGGTATCGTGGTCTTGTTCTTTACTGGTATGTTCTGGAAGAAAACCACAGCAAATGCTGGCTTAGCCGCAGCATTGGGCTCAGCGATTTTAAGTTTTGCGCTTAAGATGTTGTGGCCTGAATTGCCGTTTATGGATCGTGTTGGTCTAGTATTCTTACTGTGTCTAGCTATCGCTATTGTTGTATCACTGGTTGAAAACCATGGTGATCATCAACATGCTGTTGATCTTAAGGGTATTAATTTTACCACCAGTAAAGGCTTTAATGTCTCGACTATCGCGGTAAGTATCGTACTTGTATCGCTATATACTGCGTGGTGGTAA
- a CDS encoding SDR family NAD(P)-dependent oxidoreductase → MSYTTKYPKLEGKVVFITGGASGIGAELVKAFCLQGCRVAFIDIDAHAGNTLQQQYSEQSWFKKVDVSDIAALESAIQDAAEYYTGIDILLNNVANDTRHSPEDITPEQWQQCLQVNLTPALFSSKAAYRYMRQRGGGSIINFSSINALVGFPEMAGYISAKAGLLGMTKALAKDFGGNNVRVNAIVPGWVATERQLNDWLTEEVEQKWMETMALKRRILPEDVANLALFLASDDSSMITGQSMVVDGGKT, encoded by the coding sequence ATGTCGTATACGACAAAATATCCAAAGCTGGAGGGCAAAGTTGTTTTTATTACTGGCGGTGCTAGTGGTATTGGTGCTGAATTGGTAAAGGCATTTTGTCTGCAGGGTTGTCGAGTAGCGTTTATCGATATTGATGCGCATGCGGGCAATACTTTGCAACAGCAATATAGCGAACAAAGTTGGTTTAAAAAGGTTGATGTAAGCGATATTGCAGCGCTTGAATCTGCTATCCAAGATGCTGCTGAATACTATACAGGCATCGATATATTACTGAATAACGTTGCCAATGATACTCGTCATTCACCGGAAGACATTACCCCGGAACAGTGGCAACAATGCTTGCAAGTTAATTTAACGCCAGCGTTATTCTCTTCAAAAGCTGCGTACCGATATATGCGCCAGCGTGGTGGTGGCAGTATCATCAACTTTAGCTCAATCAACGCCTTAGTGGGCTTTCCTGAAATGGCTGGTTATATTTCTGCGAAAGCGGGTTTGTTAGGTATGACCAAAGCTTTGGCCAAAGATTTTGGTGGCAATAATGTTCGCGTCAACGCTATTGTCCCAGGTTGGGTTGCAACGGAGCGTCAACTCAATGACTGGCTAACTGAAGAAGTCGAACAAAAGTGGATGGAAACCATGGCGTTAAAACGCCGGATTTTACCTGAAGATGTGGCTAATTTAGCGCTATTTTTGGCATCAGATGACAGCTCAATGATTACCGGTCAAAGCATGGTCGTCGATGGTGGTAAAACATGA
- a CDS encoding SMP-30/gluconolactonase/LRE family protein codes for MANVKVGKLLLEIEVTNTLAEGVQWHPETESIWWTDIEGLALYSFHLPSKSVIKHSTPYRVGCFAFIENDPRLLVAFEQGIAFYQIDSQEVQWLAKPEAQLPTHRFNDGRVDRQGRFWAGTMLEDQSLSTRAGLYKYSAAEQAQKMIDDVLISNGLCWSPCSNVMYHADSPKHEIYRYQFEPISGEIKHKSLFAQTAQNCFPDGSTVDSQGFLWNAQWGGSKVVRYAPDGRIDMELFVPVSQPSCVAFAGTQLDLLVVTSARQGLSAEQIASQPKAGNLFIYQLHGIHGLAESKFVLPA; via the coding sequence ATGGCAAACGTGAAAGTTGGCAAGTTATTGCTTGAGATTGAGGTAACCAATACCTTGGCGGAAGGGGTGCAATGGCACCCTGAAACCGAGTCGATTTGGTGGACCGATATTGAAGGACTCGCCTTGTACAGCTTTCACTTGCCAAGCAAGTCAGTTATCAAACACTCGACACCATACCGTGTTGGGTGTTTTGCTTTTATTGAAAACGACCCGCGTCTTTTAGTTGCCTTTGAGCAAGGTATTGCCTTTTACCAAATAGACAGCCAAGAGGTGCAATGGCTGGCAAAACCGGAAGCGCAATTACCTACCCATAGATTCAATGATGGCCGAGTCGATCGACAAGGTCGCTTTTGGGCTGGAACCATGCTTGAAGACCAAAGTTTGTCTACTCGTGCGGGTCTGTACAAATACAGCGCAGCAGAGCAAGCGCAGAAGATGATTGATGATGTGCTTATTTCTAACGGTCTATGTTGGAGTCCATGTTCGAATGTTATGTACCATGCGGATTCACCTAAGCATGAAATTTATCGGTATCAGTTTGAGCCAATATCGGGTGAGATAAAGCATAAGTCGTTGTTTGCACAAACCGCACAGAACTGCTTTCCTGACGGTTCGACAGTAGATTCTCAAGGATTTCTTTGGAACGCTCAATGGGGTGGTTCTAAAGTCGTTCGTTACGCCCCTGACGGCCGTATCGATATGGAGTTATTTGTGCCTGTATCGCAACCATCATGTGTTGCCTTTGCTGGAACGCAGCTAGATTTATTGGTTGTTACCAGCGCAAGGCAGGGCTTGTCAGCCGAGCAAATCGCCTCGCAACCTAAGGCTGGTAATCTTTTCATATATCAATTGC
- a CDS encoding 2-dehydro-3-deoxygalactonokinase, which produces MIESQYLIAIDWGTSRLRAYLCSRNESEMQHVATLEGKGTQKCVGQFEQELFNVISPWLNEFGDMPIIMAGQIGSSIGWHEAQYMACPLTPQDIATGCLNFQSRDQDIYIVPGASCQFADGSFDVMRSEELQILGWLKANPQYQLGSHVLCLPGTHTKWVRIEDGQILYFRTAMTGELFDLLSNQSMLLEHEVTGESDEHFLLGIEQILHNPESSLTHELFLVRSKQLLHELSPQQAKSFLSGMLIGADIRAAQQDPLWQFSQLSDVHLIGAPELSEQFAKGLTLIDIQTSIMDAKQASLSGFASIERNIQ; this is translated from the coding sequence ATGATCGAAAGCCAATACTTAATTGCAATCGATTGGGGCACGAGTCGATTAAGAGCGTATTTGTGTTCTCGCAACGAGTCTGAAATGCAACATGTTGCGACTTTAGAAGGTAAGGGCACACAAAAGTGTGTGGGCCAGTTCGAGCAAGAGTTATTTAATGTCATTAGCCCGTGGCTTAATGAGTTTGGTGATATGCCTATCATTATGGCGGGGCAAATTGGTTCGAGCATTGGCTGGCATGAAGCACAATATATGGCCTGCCCATTAACGCCGCAAGATATCGCCACAGGTTGCTTGAATTTTCAAAGCCGCGATCAAGATATATACATCGTTCCTGGCGCAAGTTGTCAATTTGCTGATGGCAGCTTTGACGTCATGCGCAGTGAAGAGCTGCAAATTCTCGGTTGGTTAAAGGCCAACCCTCAATATCAATTGGGCAGTCATGTCCTATGTTTACCAGGCACGCATACAAAGTGGGTGCGCATTGAAGATGGCCAAATACTCTATTTTCGTACCGCCATGACCGGCGAGTTATTCGATTTGTTGTCGAATCAAAGTATGTTGCTTGAGCATGAAGTTACTGGTGAAAGTGATGAACATTTCTTGCTTGGTATTGAGCAAATTTTGCATAATCCCGAAAGCAGTCTAACCCATGAGTTGTTTTTGGTTCGTTCCAAGCAGTTACTTCACGAGCTGTCGCCACAGCAGGCAAAGTCCTTTCTATCAGGCATGTTGATAGGCGCAGATATCCGTGCAGCACAACAAGATCCTTTGTGGCAATTTTCGCAATTAAGTGATGTGCATCTTATTGGCGCGCCTGAATTAAGCGAACAATTTGCTAAAGGTCTGACTCTGATCGATATCCAAACAAGTATTATGGATGCTAAACAAGCGTCGTTGTCTGGTTTTGCCTCAATTGAAAGAAATATTCAATAA